The Pelagicoccus albus nucleotide sequence CTTCGATCATGTATAAATATGAAACCAGATTTTCTGCCTTACCGGTTGCCTCGATAAGGGTCGGTGACTTGGTTCCTGGAAATTCTAGATCATTAGGGTGTTCGTAAGAGTAGATGCATCCCTTTACGTCTTGAGCGTGATGCCGCCTGCATCCCATCGGCCTAACTTGGTATACTGAACAGGAACCGTTCTTCAGCAATGGACACTTCATGTTTGTGGCCATGTGCTCTGTGTAGCTGAGAGTTGATGCAGCCTCTTTGTATGTAACTAAAGACTTCTTTAACTCTTCGATGTCTTCGTCTGTCCATCTTTCTTTGATGAAGCTAGCAATCAGCAGGATCTCGTGTGATCTCGCGTCGACACGAAAGTGACAACAATGGGAACAACCTTTGGTGCAGTCTAGCCTGATGCTGTGTCGGTCAATGCACTTCTGTTGGTTGTCGCCGATGAAAGTGTACCCGTCCTTCAGTACGTTCAGTGCTATTCTATAGCCGATGGCACCTCTGAGTTTTGCTTGAAGGATTTGGTAGGTATCTTTCATTTTTTAGCGAACGTGAAATCCATAGGCGTAGGTCAGCGCGGAGCGCTGGCCGAAGTTCTATGGGATGACTGGTTGGACCAGCTTTCTTAATTTGGTTAGTTCCTCTTGGTAGGTTTGTTTCTTAGAGTTCGGCAGTTTGTCGAAGGATTCTTTCGCTAGATCTTCCAGATAGGCTAAAACCCCTTCAATGTACTTTCGTTCTTCTTCGCTGGGAGGTGTCTTCAGGTACACCTCTATGTCTAGGATTGCTCTTCTCGAGTACAAATCGACTAGTTTCCAATTCTCGGATAGAAATGCTGAAATAGAGAGTGAAATATCGGATACAATGCTGTGCTCGGCTTTGTTTCTCCGATGCCACATGCTTGGGACGAATCCTTCCGAGTTTAGAAGTTTGTGCCAGTCTGATATTTTCATTTTTTGTCCAACGTGAAAGCCATACGCGTAGGTCAGCGCGGAGCGCTGGCCGGAGTTGTATGGGCTGACTGGTTGGACAGTCTTTCTTTTCTTTTACTCATTTATAGTGGTCTCATTGTCATGGACTTCTTGGGTTTCCTGCTGTGGTCCTTTTCGAGAGTCCATGAAGTCCTTGATCAACAGAGTGACGAATACTGTGATGGCGACTGTGATAGCATGTGAAATGAAGAATCCGACTTTCTTCATGGACGCTTTAGCAACGGTCTTTGATACACCTGAGACGGAGTTCTCCGCTCTTTTCTTTCGTTCGTTTCCGAGTGCTTCTCGACCGTGTGAAGTGATCGCCAGATTAACTAGGAGGTATCTTATTTTTCCTCGTTCTGGAATCTTCGTTTTTCCGGT carries:
- a CDS encoding YkgJ family cysteine cluster protein; the protein is MKDTYQILQAKLRGAIGYRIALNVLKDGYTFIGDNQQKCIDRHSIRLDCTKGCSHCCHFRVDARSHEILLIASFIKERWTDEDIEELKKSLVTYKEAASTLSYTEHMATNMKCPLLKNGSCSVYQVRPMGCRRHHAQDVKGCIYSYEHPNDLEFPGTKSPTLIEATGKAENLVSYLYMIEGYDSQGYELASSLLEAIDSTKPFKRWKNKKKTFTTAIQTPKK